A window of Micromonospora eburnea genomic DNA:
TCCCGGCCGCCACTCTCCGGGGTGGTCAGCTGGGTGAAGTCCTCGGCCCGGGCGGTGCCGAGCCGGCCGAGCAGCGGGTCCAGCCACCCCGGGGGCCGACGGGTCATGGATCCCTGCTCCGCGTGCCCGGTCACGACCGCACCTCCACGCCGAGGTGCTTGCGGACCAGCTCGGCGAGGCGGGCGTCGTCCAGCGCACCGGTCGAGTCGGTGTGCCGGATCCGCCCGTCGGCGTCGACGAGCACGGTCAGCGGGAAGGCCTTGCGCTCCAGCGCCCGCTCGAACGCGTCGCCCTGGTCGACCAGCATGGGGAAGCGGACGCCGAAGTCCTCGCCGATGGACTGCGCCCCGCCGCGGCTGTCCTGGCTGTTCACCCCGATCACCTGGAACCGGCCGGCGGCCCGCTCGCTGAGCCGCTGAAAGGCGGGCAGCTCCTTGCGGCAGGGCGGGCACCAGGACGCCCAGACATTGATCACCGCGGGACCCTTGAGGTCACGCAGCGGCACCGGGGCACCCCCGGTGAAACAGGAGAGGG
This region includes:
- a CDS encoding TlpA family protein disulfide reductase, encoding MNRLAYLLVPLLLAVAGCTVSEEPPAGPAAATRAAERPSPFADCATLTTPPASAAPAPSGTRGDPLPELTLSCFTGGAPVPLRDLKGPAVINVWASWCPPCRKELPAFQRLSERAAGRFQVIGVNSQDSRGGAQSIGEDFGVRFPMLVDQGDAFERALERKAFPLTVLVDADGRIRHTDSTGALDDARLAELVRKHLGVEVRS